One genomic segment of Arachis duranensis cultivar V14167 chromosome 4, aradu.V14167.gnm2.J7QH, whole genome shotgun sequence includes these proteins:
- the LOC107484246 gene encoding protein IRX15-LIKE, with translation MKSNTNTKLILLHPSSLHPSNHHRLLFLLFLTFFTLLFTFTLFTTVNVPSSSTTTPSISTFSPLPPSISKALLHYATTSNTTIATTKPMSPSETNAIASTLLRTPHPPNFLIFGLTHESLLWAALNHRGGRTVFVDEIEYIISKFEQNNPGIEAYDVQLTTKVTEHMNLLSHAKKHSKKDCRPVQNLLFSECKLAINDLPNHIYEVPWDVILVDGPRGYFPGAPGRMAPIFTAAVLARSKKPPGKKTHVFVHDLGRAVEAVFSKEFLCGENMVERVDSLGHFVLESEIENRESFGFCRNSSYPLSSSSSSSSSSSLPS, from the coding sequence ATGAAGAGCAACACGAACACGAAGCTGATCCTCCTCCACCCTTCATCCCTCCACCCTTCTAACCACCACCGCCTATTATTCCTCctcttcctcactttcttcacTCTCCTCTTCACCTTCACCCTCTTCACCACCGTCAACGTCCCCTCTTCCTCCACCACCACCCCCTCCATCTCCACCTTCTCCCCGCTCCCTCCCTCCATCTCCAAAGCCCTCCTCCACTATGCCACCACCTCCAACACCACCATCGCCACCACCAAACCCATGTCCCCCTCCGAAACCAACGCCATCGCCTCCACCCTCCTCCGCACCCCACACCCCCCCAACTTCCTCATCTTCGGCCTTACCCACGAGTCCCTCCTCTGGGCCGCCCTCAACCACCGCGGCGGCCGCACCGTCTTCGTCGACGAGATAGAATACATCATCTCCAAGTTCGAGCAGAACAACCCCGGAATCGAAGCCTACGACGTTCAGCTCACAACCAAAGTTACCGAACACATGAACCTTCTCTCACACGCGAAGAAACACAGTAAAAAAGATTGCAGACCCGTTCAGAATCTCTTGTTCTCGGAGTGCAAGCTCGCCATTAACGACCTTCCCAACCATATCTACGAGGTTCCATGGGACGTTATACTCGTCGACGGTCCACGAGGCTATTTTCCGGGGGCTCCGGGGAGGATGGCGCCGATCTTCACAGCGGCGGTTCTCGCGCGGAGCAAGAAACCGCCGGGGAAGAAAACACACGTGTTCGTTCACGATCTAGGAAGAGCAGTGGAAGCGGTTTTCAGTAAAGAATTTCTCTGTGGGGAGAATATGGTGGAGAGGGTGGATTCGTTGGGGCATTTTGTTTTGGAAAGTGAGATTGAAAACAGGGAAAGTTTCGGTTTTTGCAGGAATTCTAGTTACCCtttatcttcttcatcttcatcttcgtcTTCCTCGTCGTTGCCGTCATGA